The following is a genomic window from Spirosoma foliorum.
ATTCTTTATCGCTGCGTTGGCGCTTAATGTCCTGAGCGTTTATTCTGCCTCGGCACAGGTGGGAACCTTAAACGCCCGCATGGACAAAACGGCCGAAAGTCTAGAAAAAAAGGTGGTTGCCTGGCGTCGGGATTTCCACCAGCATCCAGAACTGGGAAATCGGGAGTTTCAAACGGCCGCTAAAGTGGCCGCTCATTTACAGGCACTTGGTATGGAGGTTAAAACAGGCGTTGGTAAAACAGGCGTCGTCGCTCTGCTCAAAGGCGGTAAACCAGGTCCTGTGGTTGCTCTCCGCGCCGATATGGATGGGCTACCTGTTACTGAGCGCGTGGATCTGCCTTTTAAATCGGAAGTGCGAACCGAATACAATGGTCAGCAGACGGGCACGATGCATGCTTGCGGGCACGACACGCACGTAGCCATTCTAATGGGCGTGGCCGAAGTGATGGCATCCGTTAAAAATGACCTGCGTGGCACGGTTAAGTTTATTTTCCAACCCGCTGAAGAAGGAGCGCCAGCGGGTGAAGAAGGGGGAGCCAAATTGATGATCAAGGAAGGCGTTCTGGAAAACCCAAAGGTAGACGCCATTTTTGGATTGCACATTAACTCGCAAACGGAAGTAGGCACACTCAAGTATCGACCTGGTGCTACAATGGCTGCTGTAGATACTTATGCTATCAAAATCAAAGGAAAACAAACGCACGGAGCCGCTCCCTGGTCGGGTGTGGACCCGATCGTGACATCGGCACAGGTGGTGATGGGTTTACAGACCATTGTTAGCCGTAACGTTATCCTTACCGATAATGCCGCAGTGGTCACCGTAGGTGCTTTACATGGTGGGATTCGGCAAAATATCATTCCGGAAGAAGCCAGTATGATTGGTACAATTCGCACGTTCAGCTCGGAAGCTCAACAACTGGTTCATCGACGTATCAGCGAAATTGCTACGAACATTGCCGAAAGTGCAGGAGCCAAAGCCGATGTGACGATTAATGTTGGCTGCCCAGTTACGTACAACGATCCTAAACTAACGGATCAAATGATACCAACGCTCGAAGCCGTTGCCGGTAAAAACAATCTCCGCATTACACCCGCTTCGACGGGTGCCGAAGACTTTTCGTTTTACCAGGAAAAAGTGCCGGGCTTCTTTTTCTTTTTGGGCGGCATGAAAAAAGGAACCAAAGTGGAAAATGCAGCTCCGCACCATACGCCTGATTTCCAGGTCGACGAAGGTGGTTTTGTATTAGGTATGAAATCGCTCTGCCGCCTTACCACCGATTATATGGAGTTTGCCAGCAAAGGCGTTGCCGTTAAAGAACTTACGGCAAGCAGTACAAGCGGTAAATAAGATTTTATTTAGATTGAACCATAGAGGACAAGGTAATTTTTCATTTCACCCCGGTCGGAGACCGGATAACGCTCGAACGTAGTCAATACTACGCTCAACGAGGACACAGACTAGGATATAGTTAGGTTTTGAGAAACCTCGCTACGACAGGTTTAGAACCTGACGCCACGGGAACGCCACGAAAAACTGAGCTTTAAATCAATTCGTCCAGCGCCAAACCCTCAATAGGCACTTTAAGCCAGTCGGCTAGGACGGCTACAATCAGGCCATGATCCTCGCGCTGCGGTAAGCCCGAAACGGTAATCGCCCCCACGCAACCTGCGCCTTTGAGCCAGATCGGGAAACTCCCGCCGTGCGATGCATAGTTTTGGTTACTCAGACCATAACGATCCGAAAGCGTAGTCTGGGTCTGTTGCAAACGAAGTCCGACCACATAGGAACTCCGGTGAAAATGCAGGGTTGTATTGCGTTTGCGCCGAATCCACTCACCGTTATCGGGCGTTGTACCAAGCATGGCCAGAAAAAACAAGGGCTGACCAGCGAGCTGGATATCAATTGCCGCAGCTCCATTCCGGGCTTTGACCGCATCCCGTAATCGACCTCCCAACTCCCAGGCAGTCTCCGCCGTAAAATAATCAAACTGTAGGCGTTCCTCCTGAAGCGCTATTCGGGCCAGGTCAGCAGCCAGGTTTGTTTGTGATTCCATCAGGTGCTATGTATCGGCTAAATCTGGGAGAAATTGGTAGGAATCAGAAACATACGGTTAATGTTCGACACGATCCGGGCATCTGTAAATTCGGGCACCGAACTTATCTTTTTCCACTCAGGATCACTACCAAAGGCCTTCCAGTTCTGATCGTGCTCCTCCATGTTATCGAAGGTGAGCATATACGTTAGATTCGGACGCATGGGGCCGATCAGCGTTTCGCCGAAAAATACTGGAGTTAAGCCTACGCGCTTAAAAATGGCGATTTCACCACCTTGATTAAACATCTCGATCTTCTTCTTCCCTGCCGTTTCGTTGTGGCTTTCGTAGCGACGCAATTCAAAAATACGCGGCTTCTTTTCGGGCGCTTCCAGTTTAGGCATAAGCGCGAAGGCTTTCAATAACGAACTGTCAATGCGTTCATAGGCAGGCGCTGTCGCTTCGGCGGTCAAATAATCTACCCCCGCTTGTTGGTAAGCCGTATCGTTGGCCAACTTGTCGGGTGTAGTGAAGTAATCCTCCAGCGAATTAAACGGTATAACGGCTACCAGTTTGGTAAATCCCTGCGGAAGGTATTCGGTAAATACCCCGATGTTTTTACTCCCTAAACGGTTAAGGGCCGGGATAAGCGCGTTTTGAAGATAGGTCTCGACCGCTTTCCGTTGCCGGGCATTTTTCAGACTATAAATCCGAAGTTCATAAAACTCTTGGCTTGCATTTTGTTGGTTATCAGCAGCTTCGCTCAGCGGTGACACAATACTAGTTATGGCACCTGTTAGCAGGGATGCCTTTACGAACTTACGTCTTTTCATCAGGAGTATTTTTAAACGGGGTTTCTTAAGTTAGCTATCAAAGCAGAAAAGGTAAGTGTTCTATCTTACTCACCTGTCATTTAACCAAAGAATAACACCTAAGGCTATACGTTGTTGGCTACCCAGTGGCCATTAAATAGTTATTAATTCTGTCCATATACTGGTTTTCGAGCTTGACGGAGCAGGATAATAAATCTATTTTTGTAAAGTAACTTAACAAGTTTACTTTACTATTATGACCTCACCACCCCAAACTGACCAGGAACTATCCATCGAACTACGAACGGTTATTACCCGGCTCATTAAGAAGCTTCGGAGCGAATCGCCAACTCACCAAAAGCTATCCCTCACCGAACGATCGGTCATTAAACTGCTTGATAAGCAGAAAGAAATGTTGCCCAACGAAATCGCCAAAATGGAAAAGGTGACGACGCAGTCGATGTCGCAGATTCTGAACCATCTGCTGGCACTCGGCTACATTACCCGAAAGCCTTCCGAAACCGATAAACGTAAAGTCATGATCTCGCTATCGGAGGCAGGGCAGGCCATTTTACACACAGTCCGGAATGAAGTAGACGAGTGGTTGGGTAAGGCAATCCAGGAAAGCTGCTCGGCCGACGACAAGGCGGTACTGCGTCAGGCATTAGGCCCCCTGAACAAACTACTGGAAGTCGATTAGAGGGTACAATCAACTCATTTTAAGAATCTTACATAAAAATTAATAATCAACTTATGAAATGGTATCAGTATGTAGCTGCATTTTTTGCCGGTGCTTTTCTGGCAAACGTTGTCCCCCATTATATCAACGGTGTCTCCGGCGACCCGTTTCCGAGTCCGTTTGCCAATCCCCCCGGAAAGGGTTTGTCTTCACTCATGATCAATGTGTTGTGGGCCGGTTTTAATCTGCTTATCGGTTATGTTTTGCTGCGGGTAAGTAAAGCTTCTCCCCAGAACAAGGTGTTGATGTTCCTGTTGTTTTTAGGATTTATGAGTCTTTCCCTGATGGCCAGCATTTCATTCATAGACAAGATGAAGCCTTGATTTTCAAACACTAGCGATTAGTACCAACAAAACTCACGTTATGAACGTAACCACATTCAACGCCTTTAAGAGTTCTAATTACAGGCTTTTCTTTGCCGGACAATCTATTTCGCTGCTAGGCACCTGGATGCAGAAAACAGCCGTAAGCTGGGTGATCTACGCGCAAACTCACTCCAAGTTTATGCTGGGTGTCAGTGTATTTGCCACCCTGTTCCCATCTGCCTTATTGACACCCGTTGGCGGGGTCATTTCCGACCGCTACAATCGGTATCGGGTGTTGTTGCTGACACAGGTTTTATCTATGCTACAGGCCATTCTACTCACCGCAGTGGTCTTCTTTAAGGGTTATGCCGTTTGGGAAATTATCCTGTTGAGCGTTGTGCTGGGCCTAATCAATGCGTTCGATGTACCCGCCCGGCAGTCGCTGGTGTATGAACTGGTCGATGATAAAAAAGACTTGCCCAATGCGCTGGCCCTGAACTCATCGATGGTCAATTTATCTAAACTACTCGGGCCAGCCATTGCCGGTATTGCCATTGAGCACTTAGGCGAAGTAGTCTGTTTCGGGCTGAATGCCCTCAGTTTTGTAGCTGTTATTAGCTCACTCCTGCTCATGAAGCTGCCGAAATTCGTCGCCAAACTGCATACGAAGAATATTCTGGGCGAGTTGGTCGAAGGCTTTGTTTACGTGAAAGAAACGCCGACGATTCGGTTCATCATCCTTATGCTGGCGCTGATTAGCTTACTGGTATTGCCGTTTACCAGTCTGATGCCCGTTTACGCAAAAGATGTATTTCACGGAACAGCCTCCACATTCGGTTTGCTCGACAGTGCCATTGGGCTTGGGGCCTTTGCTGGCGCTATTTTCCTGGCTTCCCTCAAACCTAGCGCCAACCTGAATAAAATACTCACAATCAACACCTTTGTCTTTGGATCGGGGCTTATCTTATTTTCCTACACAGCCTGGTATCCATTAGCCTTGTTCTTTGTCTCCATTGGCGCCTTCGGCATGATGTCGCAGATTACGATCAACAACACGCTCCTGCAAACGCAGGCGGCTCCGGCCATGCGCGGGCGAGTCATCAGCATGTTTGTCATGGTGTATGCCAGCACGTTGCCTATTGGTAGTCTGATTGTTGGAGCTATATCCGAGCATGTTGGTGTACAGGCAACTGTGCTTGGTCAGGGGATTCTGGCGCTTGGCATCGGTTTACTACACTTCCGTCATCTGCAAAAAAATAAGCCAACGAAACCAGTCTCTCCATCAACTGAAGCGATGCTTACCGAAGTAGCGCCAACAGCCTGACAAACAAGCTAACAAATTAACTCTCAACACACATGGTAACTGCACTCGATCCGAACACGGCGCTTGTTTTAATTGATTTGCAAAACGCAATCGTAAAGATTCCATCCTCAACACCGATGGACGTTATTCTGGCTAAGGCAGCCAAACTGGTAGCTGCTTTTCGGAAGGCCGCTTTGCCCATCGTCATCGTCACGGTCGACCCCAGGCGAGCGGGTGAGTCTACTATACGTCGGGACGCCAAGTCACCTTCATTTTCTGCTTTACCCGACGAAGCTCTGGCAATAGTACCTGAGATAAAAACGGAATTTGATGACATTTTTATCACCAAACACACCTGGGGCGCATTTCATGACACCAACCTTGACGGAGAGTTAAAGAAACGAGGTGTTACAGGTATTGTGCTAGCGGGTGTAGCCACCAGCAGAGGGGTAGAAAGTACTGCCCGAGCGGCCAGTGAACGAGGCTATAACATCGCCTTTGCACAGGATGCGATGGCCGATATAGTTGATAGTGCCCATGAAAACAGCCTGAACTTAATTTTCCCACGCCTTGGCGAAGTGGATGATACCGACGCCATCATTAGTATGTTAGAGCAGTTGGGAAGTCGTTAAGTTTTTAACGGCTTATAAGAAACGATAGGCTAGGCTGACTTTAGGCCACGATATTCGGTGTGGTAATGCTGAATGTCCTGATTGAAATAATGCTTCAGCTCTTGCAGCGCCTTCCGCGCTCGTGTTTTAACGGTACCGATAGGCAGTTTCAGGTCATCGGCGGCCTCCTGGCTGGTATAATTTCGATAATACATGAGCTCAACAACAGCCTGATATTTGGGCGCTAACTGACTCAACAGCGACCGATTCAACATGCCTTCAGCAAGCCTTAGGTTGGTTGCAGTTACTTCGTGTTCGCCAATATAGGCCGCAGCTGTAGCTCGAACTTTCCTGGCTCTAAGTTCGTCCATAGCCAGATTACGGGTAATGGCCATTAACCAGGTAAACAGACGGCCTTGGCTAGGGCTGTAGTGTTGGCTATTTGTCCAGATTTTGACAAAAGCATCCTGAAGCAAATCTTCAGCACGAGCGGTATCTTTTAGCAAGCGAAGGAGTACACCATATAAAGCTGGTGAATACGAATCATAAATCAGGGAGAAATCAGCGGCTTTATGACTTTGCAGCGCACTTACCAGAACTTCTTCGTTGGGATAGGTAGTCATGTTCATGTAGGCAAACAGGGAGAGAATGGCTATTTTTGTGATGGTCAACCCTATATAACTTGTGCATATAAAGCAGTTCACAGGCAAAGCGATAATAAAATCGTGCCACCAACCCTGTAGTAGCTAAAAAGTGACAGAATTATTACCTGTGCCCTGTTCATTGGTCCCATAAGCCAGATCAGCTATAAAAAATGGGGTCATAATTCCCCATAAAATACTCAGTTACGTGGAATCCCCCCCTCTACCATCAAATCAGAAAGTAACTAAAAAACGAAGCAATTGGCAGGGCTCTTTGACCGTTGAGTGTAGTCCTGAGACTACGTTCGAGTGTTATCCGGTCTCCGACCGGTTTTTCCAACTTATTTCACCGTATCCTCGATCTATGAGGACACCCACAGTATATACACATCTTATTTCGGTCGCGTAGCGATCCAATGTTTGTAGAAAATAGTCAATCGGCTCCTTATGCTGGTCGCGTATTGAGTTTTACTAAATAAACGCGGTTTATTTTTTAATCTCACCGGGTTAAAACCCGGCGCAAAAACATAGAATGAATGAACTGCACCGGGTTAAAACCCGGTGAGATTGAAAAGTACATAGAAAAGTATTTTCCTCGATTAATTAGTGAAAATAAATTAGCGACCGAATTAAGCCCAAGTCCGATCGCTACGCGACCGAAAATGAGGTGGGGATTATTTACTTTTCTACCGCACGGGCGGCCCCAAAACATTCGATGCCTACAGCATCACTAGAAATTTGTATATACTCTAGGTGAGGACACAGACCGTGGATACAGGTTTAGCAACTAACAATGCCAGCTGAGTCGATTAAAAACCGTTAATTTCAGTTTAACCGCTCGAATCTACTTTTAGTCTTCCTGAGAAATTCTCATTTTTGGTACTAAATAACGCCTATAAAGTTACCTACCACCTAGACCGTCAGTCGAAATAGCGGTTTAGATTACCGAAGGTATTGTTAGTTCGTTGTTCAGGGCTGGTATAGGTTTACAGAAACCAGTTCATAACCATTCACCATTAGTTTCATTAGCTATGAAAAATTACTTGCAAGGCCTCCTGACCGGTGTCGCAGCCGGATTATTAATTGGCTATCTGACAGCTCCTAATTCGGGCAAAAAAACGCGCAAAAAGATTGTTAAGGTTCTAGACAGACAAGCCCGCGATTTAACGGACGGCATTAGCGATCAATGGGATCGGACCATCGCCATGGCCGAAGGTGTTGTTGACCGAGTGAGAGGGTAAACGCAACTTGACAAGGTAATATACCAACTGCTCACAGACCGCACTAAACGAGGCCCTGATCGATGTGACCAGGGCTTCGTTCATTTGAAGCTACTAGTAAGGAGAGGGGTGGAGTAAACTATGACACTTCACATGACTATCCACTGAATAAAAGACATCGGTTTATTTCCAGCAGCCCTCACTAATAAATCCTATTTAGTGAGGGATTTCATTTGCTTCGAACGCTACTTTTTCGGGAAAATCATGTGCCATTAAACGAAACTTGGCAGGCAAACTATAATGTCGCGATTCACCCTAAAAATGCCGTTTATACCCCCTATTGAAGTGGTTTCAGGCTGTTAAATTTGTATCGTTAGCCAATCGAACAACAACTACACAAGGCACAAATCAATTCAAACAACTTACCTTTTAAAGCTATGAAAAAGACAAAAATCATTTATTGGATATTAACGGGCTTGTTTGCATTTGTTATGGCAGGTTCAGGGATTCCCAACATTATGGTCAACCCAATGTCGGTACAGGGTTTTCATGAAATGGGGTATCCAACCTATATCATTCCGTTTCTGGGCTGGGCCAAGTTATTGGGTGCAATTGCCATTCTGGTTCCGGGATTTCCACGCCTTAAAGAGTGGGCCTATGCTGGGCTCATCTTCGATTTGCTGGGTGCTACGTATTCCGTCGCGAATAGTGGTAAAGCTATCGGCCAGTGGGCGCCTATTTTCATTTTTGTGGCGCTGGGTTTTGGCTCGTATTATTTCTATCACAAGAAGCTGAAAGAAACAGCCGAGCTCACCGAAGAGTTGCAAATGAAGGTTGTTTAGTCCTAAGAGGCTTATCCATTGAGTACACAAGTAAGCGAATGCCTCTATGAGTAAAGCAACTCATAGAGGCATTCGCATTTGTGCCAGTATTCAAAAAACGATTTGAATTCTGTAACTTTACCGCATGGAAAAGACCGAAACCCTCGAAGAGTTTTACAAGAAGAAGTTTAACTGGCTACCCGAAAATCTTCAACAGGATATTGGTCATTTCAACGTATTTCGGCTGGAGGATTGCCTGGGATTAG
Proteins encoded in this region:
- a CDS encoding amidohydrolase; amino-acid sequence: MKKSPFFIAALALNVLSVYSASAQVGTLNARMDKTAESLEKKVVAWRRDFHQHPELGNREFQTAAKVAAHLQALGMEVKTGVGKTGVVALLKGGKPGPVVALRADMDGLPVTERVDLPFKSEVRTEYNGQQTGTMHACGHDTHVAILMGVAEVMASVKNDLRGTVKFIFQPAEEGAPAGEEGGAKLMIKEGVLENPKVDAIFGLHINSQTEVGTLKYRPGATMAAVDTYAIKIKGKQTHGAAPWSGVDPIVTSAQVVMGLQTIVSRNVILTDNAAVVTVGALHGGIRQNIIPEEASMIGTIRTFSSEAQQLVHRRISEIATNIAESAGAKADVTINVGCPVTYNDPKLTDQMIPTLEAVAGKNNLRITPASTGAEDFSFYQEKVPGFFFFLGGMKKGTKVENAAPHHTPDFQVDEGGFVLGMKSLCRLTTDYMEFASKGVAVKELTASSTSGK
- a CDS encoding heme-degrading domain-containing protein, yielding MESQTNLAADLARIALQEERLQFDYFTAETAWELGGRLRDAVKARNGAAAIDIQLAGQPLFFLAMLGTTPDNGEWIRRKRNTTLHFHRSSYVVGLRLQQTQTTLSDRYGLSNQNYASHGGSFPIWLKGAGCVGAITVSGLPQREDHGLIVAVLADWLKVPIEGLALDELI
- a CDS encoding NIPSNAP family protein is translated as MKRRKFVKASLLTGAITSIVSPLSEAADNQQNASQEFYELRIYSLKNARQRKAVETYLQNALIPALNRLGSKNIGVFTEYLPQGFTKLVAVIPFNSLEDYFTTPDKLANDTAYQQAGVDYLTAEATAPAYERIDSSLLKAFALMPKLEAPEKKPRIFELRRYESHNETAGKKKIEMFNQGGEIAIFKRVGLTPVFFGETLIGPMRPNLTYMLTFDNMEEHDQNWKAFGSDPEWKKISSVPEFTDARIVSNINRMFLIPTNFSQI
- a CDS encoding MarR family winged helix-turn-helix transcriptional regulator, translated to MTSPPQTDQELSIELRTVITRLIKKLRSESPTHQKLSLTERSVIKLLDKQKEMLPNEIAKMEKVTTQSMSQILNHLLALGYITRKPSETDKRKVMISLSEAGQAILHTVRNEVDEWLGKAIQESCSADDKAVLRQALGPLNKLLEVD
- a CDS encoding MFS transporter — encoded protein: MNVTTFNAFKSSNYRLFFAGQSISLLGTWMQKTAVSWVIYAQTHSKFMLGVSVFATLFPSALLTPVGGVISDRYNRYRVLLLTQVLSMLQAILLTAVVFFKGYAVWEIILLSVVLGLINAFDVPARQSLVYELVDDKKDLPNALALNSSMVNLSKLLGPAIAGIAIEHLGEVVCFGLNALSFVAVISSLLLMKLPKFVAKLHTKNILGELVEGFVYVKETPTIRFIILMLALISLLVLPFTSLMPVYAKDVFHGTASTFGLLDSAIGLGAFAGAIFLASLKPSANLNKILTINTFVFGSGLILFSYTAWYPLALFFVSIGAFGMMSQITINNTLLQTQAAPAMRGRVISMFVMVYASTLPIGSLIVGAISEHVGVQATVLGQGILALGIGLLHFRHLQKNKPTKPVSPSTEAMLTEVAPTA
- a CDS encoding isochorismatase family protein gives rise to the protein MVTALDPNTALVLIDLQNAIVKIPSSTPMDVILAKAAKLVAAFRKAALPIVIVTVDPRRAGESTIRRDAKSPSFSALPDEALAIVPEIKTEFDDIFITKHTWGAFHDTNLDGELKKRGVTGIVLAGVATSRGVESTARAASERGYNIAFAQDAMADIVDSAHENSLNLIFPRLGEVDDTDAIISMLEQLGSR
- a CDS encoding RNA polymerase sigma factor, producing MTITKIAILSLFAYMNMTTYPNEEVLVSALQSHKAADFSLIYDSYSPALYGVLLRLLKDTARAEDLLQDAFVKIWTNSQHYSPSQGRLFTWLMAITRNLAMDELRARKVRATAAAYIGEHEVTATNLRLAEGMLNRSLLSQLAPKYQAVVELMYYRNYTSQEAADDLKLPIGTVKTRARKALQELKHYFNQDIQHYHTEYRGLKSA
- a CDS encoding YtxH domain-containing protein; amino-acid sequence: MKNYLQGLLTGVAAGLLIGYLTAPNSGKKTRKKIVKVLDRQARDLTDGISDQWDRTIAMAEGVVDRVRG
- a CDS encoding DoxX family protein → MKKTKIIYWILTGLFAFVMAGSGIPNIMVNPMSVQGFHEMGYPTYIIPFLGWAKLLGAIAILVPGFPRLKEWAYAGLIFDLLGATYSVANSGKAIGQWAPIFIFVALGFGSYYFYHKKLKETAELTEELQMKVV